One genomic segment of Belonocnema kinseyi isolate 2016_QV_RU_SX_M_011 chromosome 2, B_treatae_v1, whole genome shotgun sequence includes these proteins:
- the LOC117168489 gene encoding uncharacterized protein LOC117168489 produces the protein MQLTRTALYSLRLTFNQSTAQSLYRKAWMDRGSAASAIVLATAGLSLSMFSLRQMQSTQQPLRRLRRLE, from the exons ATGCAACTAACAAGAACTGCTCTGTATTCGCTCAGACTCACATTTAATCAG AGCACAGCCCAATCTCTCTATCGCAAAGCTTGGATGGACCGTGGCAGTGCTGCATCGGCTATTGTTCTTGCAACAGCAGGTCTGTCCTTGAGTATGTTTTCTCTGAGACAAATGCAATCGACGCAGCAACCACTGCGACGTCTCCGTAGACTCGAATGA
- the LOC117168227 gene encoding mothers against decapentaplegic homolog 3, producing the protein MMNSMLPSFNPPIVKRLLGWKKAEGEDKWSEKAVKSLVKKLKKSAGLEELEKAITTQSCTTKCITIPRPSPGGVGDNGVQGVRGKGLPHVIYCRLWRWPDLQSHHELRAIEHCEYAFTQKRDEVCVNPYHYQRIQTPVLPAILVPRHNLSGEESVLYNTSLEELSVSVPENTSFHATLNHQHHNQQGIPQSPQQQPPNNPYQGMQSMQATSPASVGSLGSVQGSPHPAPGSMDPPADTPPPGYISEDGDNMDHNDNMSLSRLSPSPVDAQPVMYCEPAFWCSISYYELNTRVGETFHASQPSITVDGFTDPSNSERFCLGLLSNVNRNTVVEQTRRHIGKGVRLYYIGGEVFAECLSDSSIFVQSPNCNQRYGWHPATVCKIPPGCNLKIFNNQEFAALLSQSVSQGFEAVYQLTRMCTIRMSFVKGWGAEYRRQTVTSTPCWIELHLNGPLQWLDRVLTQMGSPRLPCSSMS; encoded by the exons ATGATGAATTCAATGCTGCCCAGCTTTAATCCGCCTATTGTAAAGCGGCTGCTGGGCTGGAAGAAAGCCGAAGGCGAGGACAAATGGAGCGAAAAGGCTGTTAAGAGCCTCGTGAAAAAGCTCAAAAAATCTGCGGGACTCGAGGAACTCGAGAAGGCCATCACCACGCAAAGCTGCACCACCAAGTGCATCACTATACCAAG GCCTAGCCCGGGAGGCGTCGGCGACAACGGTGTTCAGGGTGTGCGCGGCAAAGGTTTACCGCACGTGATCTATTGTCGCCTGTGGCGTTGGCCGGATTTGCAGTCACATCACGAGCTCAGGGCCATCGAGCACTGCGAATACGCCTTTACGCAAAAGAGAGACGAAGTCTGCGTGAATCCTTATCACTATCAGCGCATTCAGACTCCAG TTTTGCCAGCCATTTTAGTGCCAAGACATAATCTTTCCGGGGAGGAATCGGTTCTTTATAATACATCGCTCGAGGAGCTGAGCGTGAGTGTGCCGGAGAATACTAGTTTTCACGCAACATTAAATCACCAACATCACAATCAGCAAGGAATTCCTCAATCTCCACAACAGCAACCACCAAATAACCCATACCAAGGAATGCAG AGCATGCAGGCGACGAGTCCGGCGAGTGTTGGCAGCCTTGGAAGCGTTCAGGGTTCGCCTCACCCTGCTCCAGGATCTATGGATCCACCGGCAGATACACCCCCTCCCGGTTACATAAGTGAGGATGGCGATAACATGGATCATAATGACAATATGTCCTTGTCGCGATTATCACCTAGTCCCGTCGATGCCCAGCCCGTGATGTACTGTGAACCAGCTTTTTG GTGTTCCATAAGCTACTACGAGTTAAACACAAGAGTGGGTGAAACGTTCCACGCTTCTCAACCAAGCATAACAGTAGACGGTTTTACGGACCCGAGCAATTCTGAGAGATTCTGTTTGGGTCTTTTGTCAAATGTGAACCGCAACACTGTCGTTGAACAAACTAGACGACACATCGGAAAAGGTGTCAGATTATACTACATCGGTGGAGAAGTCTTTGCCGAATGCCTCTCAGATTCAAGTATTTTCGTTCAGAGCCCCAATTGCAATCAGCGTTATGGCTGGCATCCAGCTACCGTCTGCAAAATACCACCtg GCTGTAATCTGAAGATCTTCAATAATCAAGAGTTTGCTGCTCTACTTTCACAATCGGTTTCCCAAGGCTTTGAAGCGGTGTACCAACTCACTCGAATGTGCACCATCAGGATGAGCTTCGTGAAGGGCTGGGGTGCGGAGTATCGTCGGCAAACCGTGACATCGACACCCTGCTGGATTGAGCTGCATTTAAACGGACCGCTCCAGTGGCTCGACAGGGTACTCACGCAAATGGGCTCTCCTCGCCTACCCTGTTCCTCGATGTCTTAA